In Chrysoperla carnea chromosome 2, inChrCarn1.1, whole genome shotgun sequence, the following proteins share a genomic window:
- the LOC123292884 gene encoding fatty acyl-CoA reductase wat-like — MGKVLLEKLLRSCTGIRTIYLLMREKKGVSEADRLKEMVKNPVFDRLRAESPKILNKIKMICGNCESPGLGLSETDRFILQNNVNIIFHVAASVRFDDSLKKAILMNTRATREVLNLAKKMVNLDVLVHVSTSYANTYHKKIIDEIPYPSRVDWRLMIKMAENLDDSTINILQPKILENYPNTYTFTKALSEDIVSEESENLPIVIFRPSIVTGAYAEPIEGWIDNFNGPTGMLLGGGLGILHTVYVDENVIPDFIPVDTAINAMIISSWYQALAFREQDRKSLVINACTSNMTPVSYHSLLENSLKVAKIFPFYRMIWYPFVLITSNKFIYNINVLLFHIIFGAILDILIRLKGEKLSLMKIYRKAYFANNAVSYFMFNEWRFKNGYFSSLDKVISKEDLKIFPVMMNQLSYEKTIKEIVVDLFGMKKYLLKEEVNSKKIQQARTNLQRLFILHCAVISIIFLSIILILWICRNRYQILM, encoded by the exons GTATTTGATAGATTAAGGGCAGAATCACctaagatattaaataaaataaaaatgatttgtggAAATTGTGAATCGCCAGGATTAGGATTATCCGAAACAGATCGTTTTATACTCCAGAATAAcgttaatattatatttcatgtaGCAGCGTCCGTAAGATTTGACGATTCTCTTAAGAAAGCTATTTTAATGAATACTAGAGCAACTCGCGAAGTGTTGAATTTAGCCAAAAAAATGGTTAATTTAGat gTTTTAGTTCACGTTTCCACATCTTACGCAAATacgtatcataaaaaaattattgatgaaaTTCCTTATCCATCCCGGGTGGATTGGCGATTAATGATTAAAATGGCTGAAAATCTAGATGATTCTACAATCAATATTCTTCAACCAAA aattttagaaAACTACCCAAATACGTACACATTTACTAAAGCACTATCTGAAGATATTGTCAGTGAAGAAAGTGAAAATCTTCCAATAGTTATTTTTCGACCATCTATcg ttactgGTGCGTATGCTGAACCTATAGAAGGAtggattgataattttaatggaCCTACAGGAATGTTGCTGGGTGGCGGACTTGGCATTCTGCACACTGTATATGTTGATGAGAATGTAATCCCAGATTTTATTCCAGTTGACACCGCAATAAACGCGATGATAATTTCTTCATGGTATCAAGCTTTAGCTTTTAGAGAACAGGATAGAAAAAG CTTGGTTATAAACGCCTGTACATCGAACATGACACCAGTATCATATCACTCTTTGCTTGAAAATTCACTGAaagttgcaaaaatttttccattttatcgTATGATATGGTACCCTTTTGTATTAATTACTagcaacaaatttatttataatatcaatgtattactatttcatattatatttggaGCAATTTTAGATATTCTAATACGTTTAAAAGGAGAAAAGTTAAG tttaatgaaaatttaccgAAAAGCATATTTTGCCAACAATGCAGTTTCATATTTCATGTTCAATGAATGGCGttttaaaaatggatatttctCATCCCTAGACAAAGTGATTAGCAAAGAGGATCTTAAGATTTTTCCG gtaaTGATGAACCAATTATCTTATGAAAAGACAATAAAAGAAATAGTTGTAGATTTATTTGGAATGAAAAAGTATTTGTTAAAAGAAGAAGTAAATTCCAAAAAGATACAACAAGCTAGAACAAATCTACAAAG ATTGTTCATTTTACATTGCGCTgtaataagtataatatttttatcgataattcTCATTTTATGGATATGTCGAAATAGATACCAAATTCTGATGTAA